A genomic region of Candidatus Hydrogenedentota bacterium contains the following coding sequences:
- the narI gene encoding respiratory nitrate reductase subunit gamma — protein sequence MLDQFLFVGLPYIALFVLVAGSIWRIRRHPFSVSSLSSQFLEGRQLKYGSLPFHLGILIILVGHVIPILLPGIWQALMGVPVLLISVEVIGMIAAFLALFGLGVLLYRRLTSAKIQAVTTPADLAVLGLLIAQVLVGIGVAGGHRWGAAWSTGTTTPYLWSLVAFQPRTDLVASLPPTVKLHLALAWVILLLIPFTRLVHLFTFPLSYLWRPPIKVVWTNPRRFAYVPEPVRQAADSRRYFVRGAAGVGAAGVLLSAGVLDKLGRFFQGARMSSEAEAELLAKKLERLELAAKERELELERINSAYIHVARLGELSEKDGRYFTDYEMRPALAFRDENGLPLLISAKCTHLGCTVASTLDADRRLLCPCHVSYFDVRTGQPNPGAPAKAPLPRIGWVLMDAAGDIVASQGPDGPVQGAPDPEKLDSYGVFIARRMEELA from the coding sequence ATGCTAGACCAGTTTCTCTTCGTCGGCCTGCCCTACATCGCGCTGTTCGTGCTGGTGGCCGGATCAATCTGGCGGATCCGCCGGCATCCCTTCAGCGTCTCTTCGCTCAGCTCCCAGTTTCTCGAAGGGCGACAGTTGAAGTATGGATCGCTCCCCTTCCACCTGGGCATTCTGATTATTCTCGTCGGGCACGTCATCCCCATCCTGCTTCCGGGAATCTGGCAGGCCCTCATGGGCGTGCCCGTGCTCCTGATCAGCGTCGAAGTCATCGGCATGATCGCCGCGTTCCTGGCGTTGTTCGGGCTCGGCGTGCTCCTCTACCGGCGTCTCACCTCCGCGAAGATACAGGCGGTCACTACGCCGGCGGACCTGGCCGTGCTCGGGCTGCTCATTGCGCAGGTGCTCGTGGGCATCGGCGTAGCCGGCGGCCACCGCTGGGGCGCGGCGTGGTCCACGGGCACGACGACGCCATACCTCTGGAGCCTGGTCGCGTTTCAGCCGCGCACGGATCTCGTGGCCAGCCTGCCGCCGACGGTCAAGCTGCACCTCGCGCTGGCGTGGGTCATTCTGCTGCTCATTCCCTTCACGCGGCTGGTTCACCTCTTCACCTTCCCGCTCTCCTACCTCTGGCGCCCGCCCATCAAGGTCGTCTGGACGAATCCCCGCCGCTTTGCGTATGTGCCCGAGCCGGTGCGGCAGGCGGCGGACAGCCGCCGCTACTTCGTGCGCGGGGCCGCCGGTGTCGGCGCGGCGGGCGTGCTGCTCTCGGCGGGGGTGCTGGACAAGCTCGGGCGTTTCTTCCAGGGCGCGCGGATGTCGAGCGAGGCGGAGGCGGAACTGCTCGCGAAGAAGCTGGAGCGCCTCGAACTGGCGGCGAAGGAGCGCGAACTGGAGCTCGAGCGGATCAATAGCGCGTACATTCACGTGGCGCGCCTCGGCGAGCTCAGCGAAAAGGACGGTCGGTACTTCACCGACTACGAGATGCGGCCGGCCCTCGCCTTCCGCGATGAAAACGGCCTGCCGCTGCTCATATCGGCGAAATGCACGCACCTGGGCTGCACCGTGGCCAGCACGCTCGACGCGGACAGGCGGCTCCTCTGCCCCTGCCACGTGTCCTACTTCGACGTGCGCACCGGCCAGCCGAATCCCGGCGCGCCCGCCAAGGCCCCCCTGCCGCGCATCGGCTGGGTGCTGATGGACGCCGCCGGCGATATCGTGGCGAGCCAGGGCCCGGACGGGCCGGTTCAGGGCGCGCCCGACCCCGAAAAACTGGACAGCTACGGCGTATTCATCGCCCGGCGCATGGAGGAACTGGCCTGA
- a CDS encoding TetR family transcriptional regulator, with the protein MPPKKTAKSEATQSHILATALELFQTHGFDKTTMRMIASEAGMSLGAAYYYFRTKDELVLHFYAHTGAEARDHNWEIVAASKDFQQRMAALIEFKLAQMAPFRALTTVLARHAADWSHPLSPFSPNTKPVRDEAIALIEQALEGSNLKANAVIRPHLARILWLYQMGVILFWVNDASANQQRTRELISVSLGLIQKLIQATALPFMGGISQAAARIVELATSAAPAAEDGR; encoded by the coding sequence ATGCCCCCCAAAAAAACCGCCAAGAGCGAAGCCACCCAGTCCCATATCCTCGCCACCGCCCTGGAACTCTTCCAAACCCATGGCTTCGACAAGACCACCATGCGCATGATCGCCAGCGAGGCGGGCATGTCCCTGGGCGCCGCCTACTACTACTTCCGCACGAAAGACGAACTCGTGCTGCACTTTTACGCGCACACCGGCGCGGAGGCCCGGGATCACAACTGGGAGATTGTGGCGGCCTCGAAGGATTTTCAGCAGCGCATGGCGGCCCTGATCGAGTTCAAGCTCGCGCAGATGGCCCCGTTTCGCGCCCTGACCACCGTGCTCGCGCGGCACGCGGCGGACTGGAGCCACCCGCTTTCCCCGTTCAGCCCGAACACCAAGCCCGTGCGCGACGAAGCCATCGCGCTGATCGAGCAGGCGCTGGAGGGGAGCAACCTGAAGGCCAACGCGGTAATCCGCCCGCACCTGGCGCGCATCCTCTGGCTCTACCAGATGGGCGTCATTCTGTTCTGGGTGAACGACGCCTCCGCCAACCAGCAACGCACCCGGGAGTTGATTTCCGTGAGCCTCGGGCTGATCCAGAAACTCATCCAGGCCACCGCACTGCCCTTCATGGGCGGAATCAGCCAGGCCGCCGCGCGCATTGTGGAGCTCGCCACAAGCGCGGCCCCGGCGGCGGAGGATGGGCGATGA
- a CDS encoding NarK/NasA family nitrate transporter, producing MNESPKAYVVLAMNTIAFTVCFACWMMNGVLVTFLVENQVFAWSESQVGWLIGIPVLSGSILRLPVGILTDKYGGKPVYTVVMLISAVPMYFLSYADSYLSFLLLSLGFGIAGTSFAVGIAYSSVWFKKEHQGTALGIFGAGNAGAAVTSMGAPFLLRWLTGGGENVEAWRAMPRIYAGVLVAMAVLFLLFTVHKKVDDSHITSFRARLAPLRYMRVWRFGLYYFLVFGGFVAMAQWLIPYYVNAYMMPLATAGLMAAIFSLPSGVIRALGGYMSDRWGARRVMYWVLASCLICCSLLVAPRMELESPGKGIMAKRAGVVTSVSEEAIVVGETRYPLRTAEGKSLTDAQKHDGVLVWPTFAMWQEPVVAPGDDVVKKELLARGVTRVYFQANVWIFTGLVFIVGIMMGIGKAAVYKHIPDYFPREVGVVGGIVGVLGGLGGFICPIIFGYLLERTGIWTTCWLFFAVLSGICLWWMHRVVQRMLHEAAPELIGHIEDLEHAREQQRYGRGAT from the coding sequence ATGAACGAGTCCCCCAAAGCCTATGTCGTGCTGGCGATGAACACGATCGCCTTTACCGTCTGCTTTGCGTGCTGGATGATGAACGGGGTTCTGGTCACCTTTCTGGTGGAGAACCAGGTGTTTGCGTGGAGCGAATCGCAGGTCGGGTGGCTGATCGGCATTCCGGTCCTCAGCGGATCGATCCTGCGGCTGCCGGTCGGGATCCTGACGGACAAGTATGGCGGCAAGCCGGTCTATACCGTAGTGATGCTGATCTCCGCGGTTCCGATGTATTTTCTGAGCTACGCGGATTCCTACCTGTCGTTCCTGTTGCTCAGCCTCGGCTTCGGGATCGCGGGAACCTCCTTTGCCGTCGGTATTGCGTATTCGTCGGTCTGGTTCAAGAAGGAGCACCAGGGCACGGCGCTGGGGATCTTTGGCGCGGGCAACGCGGGGGCGGCGGTGACCAGCATGGGCGCGCCTTTTCTCCTGCGCTGGCTGACGGGCGGTGGCGAGAACGTGGAGGCGTGGCGGGCCATGCCGCGGATCTACGCCGGCGTGCTGGTCGCCATGGCGGTGCTGTTCCTGCTCTTTACGGTCCACAAGAAGGTGGACGATTCGCATATCACCAGTTTTCGAGCGCGCCTCGCCCCGCTGCGCTACATGCGCGTCTGGCGCTTCGGCCTGTACTACTTTCTCGTCTTCGGCGGCTTCGTGGCGATGGCGCAATGGCTCATCCCGTACTACGTGAACGCCTACATGATGCCGCTCGCGACGGCGGGTCTGATGGCGGCGATCTTCAGCCTGCCATCCGGGGTTATCCGCGCGCTCGGCGGGTACATGTCCGACCGGTGGGGCGCCCGGCGTGTGATGTACTGGGTGCTCGCCTCCTGTCTCATCTGCTGCTCGCTGCTGGTCGCGCCGCGCATGGAGCTGGAATCGCCGGGGAAGGGGATCATGGCGAAGCGCGCCGGCGTGGTGACGTCGGTCTCCGAGGAGGCGATTGTCGTGGGCGAAACGCGGTACCCGCTCCGCACGGCGGAAGGGAAATCGCTTACGGACGCGCAGAAGCATGACGGGGTGCTCGTGTGGCCCACGTTTGCGATGTGGCAGGAGCCCGTGGTGGCGCCGGGCGACGACGTTGTGAAGAAGGAGCTCCTCGCGCGCGGGGTCACGCGGGTGTACTTCCAGGCGAACGTATGGATCTTCACGGGGCTGGTTTTCATTGTCGGGATCATGATGGGGATCGGGAAGGCGGCGGTCTACAAGCACATCCCCGACTACTTCCCGCGCGAGGTGGGGGTGGTGGGCGGCATCGTCGGCGTGCTCGGGGGTCTGGGCGGGTTCATCTGCCCGATTATTTTTGGATACCTGCTCGAACGCACGGGGATTTGGACCACCTGCTGGCTCTTTTTTGCCGTGCTGTCCGGGATTTGTCTGTGGTGGATGCACCGGGTCGTCCAGCGGATGCTGCACGAGGCGGCGCCGGAGCTGATCGGCCACATTGAAGACTTGGAACACGCACGGGAACAGCAGCGCTACGGGCGCGGCGCAACCTGA
- a CDS encoding TIGR01777 family oxidoreductase — protein sequence MKLVVAGGSGFLGQVLRRYFTEAGHEVYTLTRRPGHARGPGGVLAWDGRTPGPWAAHLEGAAVLINLSGKSVDCRYTKANRRAIYSSRLESTRMLAEAVAACAHPPRLWMNASSGTIYRHAEDRNMDEPTGEIGEGFSVEVCQRWEQTFFDAPIPGTVRRVALRTAIVLGRGGGALTPMRVLARLGVGGRQGNGRQYVSWLHEADFARMADHIIRHETIAGTVNLAAPAPVLNAEFMHALRRACGMPLGLPLPTWLLEAGATIIRTETELVLKSRRVIPVRLLESGYEFAYPDLAGALKDLLGAAAR from the coding sequence ATGAAGCTTGTCGTCGCGGGCGGAAGTGGATTCCTGGGCCAGGTGCTTCGGCGCTATTTCACGGAGGCGGGCCACGAGGTATACACACTCACTCGCCGGCCCGGTCATGCGCGGGGACCGGGCGGCGTGCTCGCCTGGGACGGGAGAACTCCCGGACCGTGGGCAGCGCACCTGGAGGGCGCGGCTGTGCTGATCAACCTGAGCGGGAAGTCGGTGGACTGCCGCTACACGAAAGCAAACCGGAGGGCAATATACAGTTCACGCCTGGAATCCACACGGATGCTCGCGGAGGCCGTGGCGGCCTGCGCCCATCCGCCCCGGCTGTGGATGAACGCATCCTCGGGAACAATATACCGCCATGCGGAAGACCGGAACATGGACGAGCCGACCGGAGAGATCGGCGAAGGGTTTTCAGTGGAAGTCTGCCAGCGCTGGGAGCAAACGTTCTTCGATGCGCCCATACCAGGAACCGTGCGCCGGGTTGCGCTGCGCACCGCGATCGTTCTGGGGCGGGGCGGCGGGGCCTTGACGCCGATGCGGGTGCTCGCGCGGCTTGGTGTCGGCGGGCGCCAGGGAAATGGCCGGCAGTACGTAAGCTGGCTGCACGAGGCGGATTTCGCGCGGATGGCGGATCACATTATCCGCCACGAAACGATCGCGGGCACGGTTAACCTGGCGGCGCCCGCCCCGGTGTTGAACGCCGAGTTCATGCACGCATTGCGCCGCGCCTGCGGGATGCCTCTGGGGCTGCCGCTGCCCACGTGGCTCCTGGAGGCGGGCGCGACCATTATCCGGACGGAAACGGAGCTCGTCCTGAAGAGCCGGCGGGTTATTCCGGTGCGATTGTTGGAATCCGGCTATGAATTCGCCTACCCGGACCTGGCCGGCGCACTGAAGGATCTGCTGGGCGCTGCCGCCCGGTAA
- a CDS encoding cytochrome bc complex cytochrome b subunit: MSGNERVQALGTWLYERVPLHKLNFEDMLKKKEVPVHRMSWAYYLGGLALLFFGIQVVTGLMLLFYYQPTVADAHASVEFITKHVSGGALIRNLHTWSSSGMILCVLAHLLTTFAMKAFEKPREALWVSGVLLLIVTFGFGFTGYLLPWHQIAVNATKVGMQSIEEVGAYLPGALSELPARAKELIQGEKAVGQATLSRFYALHVVVLPLVAFMILGLHLLLVQLHGMSQGVDRPTGKTERFFPLFVLKDFSLWGMVFLVVFVFALCLPFEAFFSYPLFEPFDPMGSTPDGIKPEWYFFFVYYPLELLPFWLVMIVTNGVLAMLLLAPWIFRGTQRKTLGWIAAAAGAYLVIITIFGQSIYEFLKGAH, from the coding sequence ATGAGCGGTAACGAACGGGTACAGGCCCTCGGAACCTGGCTATACGAACGCGTGCCCCTGCACAAGCTGAATTTCGAGGACATGCTGAAGAAGAAGGAGGTGCCGGTTCACCGGATGAGCTGGGCCTACTACCTGGGCGGCCTGGCGCTCCTTTTCTTCGGGATCCAGGTTGTCACGGGGCTGATGCTGCTCTTCTACTACCAGCCGACCGTCGCGGACGCCCATGCGTCGGTGGAGTTCATCACGAAGCACGTCAGCGGCGGCGCGCTCATCCGCAACCTGCACACGTGGTCGTCCTCGGGGATGATCCTGTGCGTGCTGGCGCACCTGCTCACGACCTTCGCCATGAAGGCCTTCGAGAAGCCGCGCGAAGCGCTGTGGGTTTCCGGCGTGCTCCTGCTGATCGTGACCTTCGGGTTCGGGTTCACCGGCTATCTGCTGCCGTGGCACCAGATCGCGGTCAACGCCACGAAGGTCGGCATGCAGTCGATCGAAGAAGTGGGAGCGTACCTGCCCGGGGCGCTCTCGGAACTGCCCGCCCGGGCGAAAGAGTTGATCCAGGGCGAAAAGGCCGTGGGCCAGGCAACGCTCAGCCGCTTCTACGCGCTCCACGTGGTCGTGCTGCCGCTGGTGGCCTTCATGATCCTGGGGCTGCACCTGCTGCTGGTTCAATTGCACGGCATGAGCCAGGGGGTCGACCGGCCCACCGGGAAGACCGAGCGCTTCTTCCCGTTGTTTGTGCTCAAGGACTTCTCGCTCTGGGGCATGGTGTTTCTGGTCGTCTTCGTGTTCGCGCTGTGCCTGCCCTTCGAGGCCTTCTTCTCCTATCCCCTCTTCGAGCCCTTCGATCCGATGGGGTCGACCCCCGACGGCATTAAGCCGGAGTGGTACTTCTTCTTCGTGTACTACCCGCTGGAGCTGCTGCCCTTCTGGCTGGTGATGATCGTGACCAACGGCGTGCTCGCGATGCTGCTGCTGGCCCCATGGATCTTCCGGGGCACACAACGCAAGACCCTCGGCTGGATCGCCGCGGCGGCGGGCGCCTACCTCGTGATTATCACCATCTTCGGACAGTCCATATACGAGTTTCTGAAAGGAGCCCACTGA
- a CDS encoding cytochrome C554: MQFFRKGLIGAVALMLAAGVAHAQDKKPEYIGADQCKVCHDKKPEGAQFTAWKAEKHSKAFENLKSEAALKVAQERGMTKPPHEAPECLKCHVTAYDFQAMAAPAKIKPEMGVQCETCHGPGEFHVAEGKDVMFKKKTSEEVDWMANLLKVEESLCLQCHNEESPTWDPEKYTKEDGSKAGFDYEQAVKIIEHPNPMKAKQE, encoded by the coding sequence ATGCAATTCTTCCGTAAAGGTCTCATCGGCGCGGTCGCTCTGATGCTGGCTGCGGGCGTCGCGCACGCCCAGGACAAGAAACCCGAGTACATTGGCGCGGATCAGTGCAAGGTCTGCCACGACAAGAAGCCCGAAGGCGCCCAGTTCACCGCCTGGAAGGCGGAGAAACACTCCAAGGCCTTCGAAAACCTCAAGAGCGAGGCGGCGCTGAAGGTCGCGCAGGAGCGCGGCATGACCAAGCCCCCGCACGAAGCCCCCGAGTGCCTCAAGTGCCACGTCACGGCCTACGACTTCCAGGCCATGGCCGCGCCGGCAAAGATTAAGCCCGAAATGGGCGTCCAGTGCGAAACCTGCCACGGCCCCGGCGAATTCCACGTCGCCGAAGGCAAGGACGTCATGTTCAAGAAGAAAACTTCGGAGGAGGTCGACTGGATGGCGAACCTCCTGAAAGTCGAGGAGTCCCTCTGCCTCCAGTGCCACAATGAAGAAAGCCCCACCTGGGATCCTGAAAAATACACGAAGGAAGACGGCTCCAAGGCCGGCTTCGACTACGAGCAGGCGGTGAAAATCATCGAGCACCCGAACCCGATGAAGGCGAAGCAGGAGTAA